The window CGCCGACAATATCCGGGTACATCGCTTCGAAAGGGAGACGGTGATGCTCGGCCTCGATTCCGGCGCGTCGATGATGCGCTATTCGCTCACGGCGCTGGATTCGAACCGGCCGATCAGCCTGCGGCTGGCGCAGTTCGCACAATTCAAGGCGGGTCTCCTGATCAGCATGCGCGTGGTGGTCGATACGTTCGATCTGGTCGAACAGACGCTGGGCCGTCCGATCCATCTTCCGAAGATCGCCTGACCCTTCCGACATCGTGGGCCATGGCTCCCGATCCGTGCCGTCATGTGACCGCGGCGGTAGACGTTCCCCAAGAAAATATTGCATCGCCACAATTTCGACGAGCCTGACGGTATCATTCGGCACTCGATCTGCGACCTCGCTGGGCGGCGGCTGGCATGATGACCACATCTTTCAAACCGACACATTGGGCAGCGCTGATTGCGTTGATCGGGGTGAACGCGCTGGCGTCGCCGGCCGGTGCGCAGGATGCATGGCGCGGGTTGGATCTGGCACCTCCTCCCGGCGAAATTGAACCGGTGGGCGATACACCACCGGCGAAGCTGGATTTCCCGGAGCCGGACTGGACGCTGCTTGAAACCAGCAGGGCGCCTTCCGCCAAGGCCACGCCGCGCGAGCAGCGATCGTCTACATCCGCGGGCAATGCCGGCGCGGCGTGGACGTCGCAGACAAATCCCGACGGATCGTCGGCGTTGTCGGTCAAACAACCACTGTCATCGTTCTGGGACACCCGGGTCGGCGCCGACATGAACGTCGCCGGGCAGCCGCCAGCGCGCAGCGCATCGGACTCCTTTCGCAATCAGTTCGGCGATGGCCATCCATCGCAATCCGGCGGCGCCGCATGGGCTGCCATGACCGCCCCCGGCGTCGCTTCGATCTGGGACAAGACCGCGATCGAGGCGCGCGTCGATCCGCTGGCGGATCAAACCAAGCTCGGCACCTCGCTCAGCAAGTCGGTGCCGCTCGCCGGCAACCAGTATTCGCTGACGTTGCAGAATGGCTACAACGTGATCCAGCAGAGCGGCGCGCCGTCGATCGGCTACAATGGACGCCCGACGCGCAGCTATGAGACCGATCAGTCGGCGAAGCTCAGCATCGCCGATACCGGCACCAGCTTCATCGCCGGGCAGACGCTGGCGACCACCGACGACAAGTGGCTGCGCAAGGTCGGGGCCGAGCAGAAACTGTTCGGCGGCGTCAACATCTCCGCATCGGTCAGCGAGACGCTGCAGGGTCCGTCGAACAAGAGCCTCACCGCCGGCTTCAAGCACAGCTGGTAATTAAGTAAAATCCACACCGATCGACGATTACCGGCAAAGATCGGACCCGCGCCGCATAATGGCCGCGATCTCGTCAAATTCCACTGCCCTGATGACAGCGTGACTTCGTCGTGCGGGGGACAATCCGCGCTCGCTCAAACGCGAAACAAGGAAGAGCCGATGAATGCGATTCATTCTGAAAAAACCGAACCTATTGA is drawn from Nitrobacteraceae bacterium AZCC 2146 and contains these coding sequences:
- a CDS encoding hypothetical protein (product_source=Hypo-rule applied; cleavage_site_network=SignalP-noTM; superfamily=49384), with protein sequence MMTTSFKPTHWAALIALIGVNALASPAGAQDAWRGLDLAPPPGEIEPVGDTPPAKLDFPEPDWTLLETSRAPSAKATPREQRSSTSAGNAGAAWTSQTNPDGSSALSVKQPLSSFWDTRVGADMNVAGQPPARSASDSFRNQFGDGHPSQSGGAAWAAMTAPGVASIWDKTAIEARVDPLADQTKLGTSLSKSVPLAGNQYSLTLQNGYNVIQQSGAPSIGYNGRPTRSYETDQSAKLSIADTGTSFIAGQTLATTDDKWLRKVGAEQKLFGGVNISASVSETLQGPSNKSLTAGFKHSW
- a CDS encoding ketosteroid isomerase-like protein (product_source=COG3631; cog=COG3631; pfam=PF12680; superfamily=54427), giving the protein MTEHSLWRFSRALHRAINERQPDDLAALIDDNVEWAVYGPIDMFPFLGARRGKAAVLDVCKQIADNIRVHRFERETVMLGLDSGASMMRYSLTALDSNRPISLRLAQFAQFKAGLLISMRVVVDTFDLVEQTLGRPIHLPKIA